The proteins below come from a single Phocoena sinus isolate mPhoSin1 chromosome 2, mPhoSin1.pri, whole genome shotgun sequence genomic window:
- the RIOX1 gene encoding ribosomal oxygenase 1: MDGLRANAGLPRRGRLRRRRQPQPHSGSVLALPLRPRKIRRQLRRSVASRMAALRAQALPSEDSEDSRVESMVDDRRDPLAGGAAALSEVTRREPYGHLGPAELLEASPASRSLQTPRALVEAQTPSARLVEAQTPPARLVEASALPARLVQASGPPPRLVETSAVLCSAQHLAAAPPSVAPATLSGPQGESAGGELPWDSPLQRVLAELNRIPSSRRRAARLFEWLIAPMPPDHFYRRLWEREAVLVRRQDHTYYQGLFSTADLDSMLRNEEVQFGQHLDAARYISGRRETLNPPGRALPAAAWSLYRAGCSLRLLCPQAFSTTVWQFLAVLQEQFGSMAGSNVYLTPPNSQGFAPHYDDIEAFVLQLEGRKLWRVYRPRDPTEELALTSSPNFSQDDLGEPVLQTVLEPGDLLYFPRGFIHQAECQDGVHSLHLTLSTYQRNTWGDFLEAVLPLAVQAAMEENVEFRRGLPRDFMDYMGAQHSESKDPRRTAFMEKVRVLVARLGHFAPVDAVADQRAKDFIHDSLPPVLTERERALSVYGLPIRWEAGEPVNVGAQLTTETEVHMLQDGIARLVGEGGHLFLYYTVENSRVYHLEEPKCLEIYPQQADAMELLLRSYPEFVRVADLPCDSVEDQLSLATMLYDKGLLLTKMPLT, translated from the coding sequence ATGGACGGGCTCCGGGCTAACGCTGGGCTGCCGAGGCGCGGGCGGTTGAGGCGCCGGCGCCAGCCACAGCCACATAGCGGGTCggtcctggccctgcccctgagGCCCAGGAAGATCCGAAGGCAGCTGAGGAGAAGTGTCGCGTCCCGGATGGCCGCGCTGAGGGCCCAGGCGCTGCCGAGCGAGGACTCGGAGGACTCGAGGGTGGAGTCGATGGTGGACGATCGCAGGGACCCGCTGGCTGGAGGGGCGGCGGCCCTCTCGGAGGTGACCCGGCGGGAGCCGTACGGCCACCTCGGGCCCGCGGAGCTGTTAGAGGCCTCGCCCGCGTCCCGATCCCTGCAGACTCCCCGCGCCCTGGTGGAGGCGCAGACCCCATCGGCGCGCTTGGTGGAGGCGCAGACCCCGCCGGCGCGCCTGGTGGAGGCATCCGCCCTGCCGGCACGCCTGGTGCAGGCCTCGGGTCCCCCGCCGCGCTTGGTAGAGACCTCGGCCGTGCTGTGCTCTGCCCAGCACTTGGCGGCCGCCCCGCCGTCCGTGGCTCCAGCGACGCTGTCGGGGCCGCAGGGGGAAAGCGCGGGCGGGGAGCTGCCCTGGGACTCCCCGCTGCAGCGCGTCTTGGCTGAGCTGAACCGCATCCCGAGCAGCCGGCGGCGGGCGGCGCGCCTCTTCGAGTGGCTCATCGCGCCCATGCCGCCCGACCATTTCTACCGGCGCCTATGGGAGCGCGAGGCTGTGCTGGTGCGGCGACAGGACCACACCTACTACCAGGGTCTTTTCTCTACCGCCGACCTGGACTCAATGCTGCGCAACGAGGAGGTGCAGTTTGGGCAGCACCTGGACGCCGCGCGCTACATCAGTGGGCGGCGCGAGACCCTGAACCCACCCGGCCGCGCCCTGCCCGCCGCCGCGTGGTCCCTGTACAGGGCCGGCTGCTCCCTGCGCCTCCTCTGTCCGCAGGCTTTCTCCACCACCGTGTGGCAGTTTTTGGCTGTGCTCCAGGAGCAGTTTGGAAGCATGGCAGGCTCCAACGTTTACCTCACGCCCCCCAACTCGCAGGGCTTTGCCCCCCACTACGACGATATCGAGGCTTTTGTGCTGCAGTTGGAAGGTAGGAAACTCTGGCGGGTCTACCGACCGCGGGATCCCACCGAGGAACTAGCCCTGACATCCAGCCCCAACTTCAGTCAGGACGACCTAGGAGAGCCGGTGCTGCAGACGGTGCTGGAACCTGGAGATTTGCTCTATTTTCCCCGAGGCTTCATTCACCAAGCCGAATGCCAGGATGGAGTGCACTCTCTGCACCTGACCTTGTCCACATACCAGCGCAATACCTGGGGCGACTTCCTGGAGGCTGTACTGCCTCTGGCAGTGCAGGCTGCAATGGAGGAAAATGTGGAGTTTCGTAGGGGACTGCCCCGAGACTTTATGGATTACATGGGGGCCCAGCATTCGGAGTCTAAGGATCCGCGAAGAACTGCTTTCATGGAGAAAGTGCGGGTCTTGGTTGCCCGCTTGGGACACTTTGCCCCTGTCGATGCTGTGGCTGACCAGAGAGCCAAAGACTTCATCCACGATTCTCTGCCCCCTGTGTTGACTGAGAGGGAGAGGGCACTAAGCGTTTATGGGCTCCCAATTCGCTGGGAGGCTGGGGAACCTGTAAACGTGGGGGCCCAGTTGACAACAGAAACAGAAGTGCACATGCTTCAGGATGGTATAGCTCGGCTGGTGGGTGAGGGAGGCCATTTGTTTCTCTATTATACAGTGGAAAACTCCCGAGTTTATCATCTGGAAGAGCCCAAGTGCTTGGAGATATACCCCCAGCAAGCTGATGCCATGGAACTCCTGCTCCGCTCCTACCCAGAGTTTGTGAGGGTAGCGGACTTGCCGTGCGACAGTGTGGAGGACCAGCTTTCCTTGGCGACCATGTTATATGACAAGGGGCTGCTGCTCACCAAGATGCCTCTAACCTGA